The Arachidicoccus terrestris genome includes the window TGTATATGGAGCAGCCTATAACCTGTGGCAATACAGTAAAGTGCCGGACATCTTTGACCCTGAGTTGCTCAGCGCGAACTACCCGATGATCAAATCACTGGCCGTAGGCCTGCAGGTGAATTTCTAACAGCTCTTCTTATTACATGACAACGATTAAACTGAATCAAAATGAAACTTTATAAACTTAGTATTGCGCTGATGCTCTTTATTCTTGCCAGCTGCAATAATGATTTTCTGGAAAGATACCCGCTGGACAAACTCAGTGACGAGACCTTCTGGACGACACAGCAGGATCTGGAGCTTTATTGTAATGATGTATACCCTGACTACATCGTGGGTTTTGGTTACGGTTTTGGAGACGCCACCATTTATCCCTATGGCTATACGCAGGCTGCCATTGCCTATGGTGATGTGATCACGGACAACGCCGCGCCCAACAGCTACTCGAAAGTTGCCGCAAATGAATATATCCGGTACCTGACGAGTTCTTCAGGTACCGACGGCTGGAATTTTGAGAACATCCGTACCCTCAACTACTTTCTTCAGAATTACAGAAGAGGCAATGTTCCTGCCGATGTTCAGAATATGTATGGAGGGGAAATTCTTTTTTTCAAAGCCTGGGACTATTTTAAAAAGGTAAAGATGTTTGGCGATGTGCCCTGGCTGACAAAGCCTTTAAATGTTGATTCACCGGAACTCTTTGGCCCCAGAACACCCAGAAAAGAAGTCATGGACTCCGTCATGGCCTGCATAGATACGGCTATCAGCTGGCTGCCCGGCAGAGCAGATCCTTCTTACAAAACAGATCGTATCAGTAAAGAAATGGCGCTTTTCCTGAAAGCCCGTATCGGACTTTATGAAGGCACATTCCGCAAATACCATAAAGATTTACATCTTGACGGGACCGCTTTTCTGGAAGCCTCTAAGGAGGCCTGCGAGCGGTTGATGGCATCAGGCTACAGCCTATACACTACCGGCCATCCCGACCAGGATTATCATAACCTTTTCTCTCAGTACACCTATAAAGGCAATCCGGAAATCATCCTATCCAAAGAGTATTCTGCAGATCTGGAACTGGGTGTCGCCTTCAGCCGGTATTTCGCGCAGAACCTCAGACACCAGTTCGGCGTTACGCGTAACTTTATGGATGCCTACCTTTGTTCCGATGGCAAACCGATCAGCACCAGCGGCGTATTTTTAGGCAGGGACTCGATCCAGGAAGAAATGCAAATGCGGGATCCGAGACTCAGCCAGACGGTGGCTAATTTTGGCACTTATAACCTTGCAACCGGCGTCATGGGTGCAGACAATGCCCCCAAGCCAAATATACCCGGGCTTTCGGGCAATAAATGCCCAACAGGATATCGCCTGGCCAAATGGTTTTTGAATGATCCCGATGACTGGAGCCGTGTGACCAACGGCATGCAGGCAGCGCCTGTTTTCCGGTATGCGGAGATTCTTTTAGATTACGCAGAGGTTTCTTTTGAATTAGGAGAGATCAACCAGCAGATTATTGATGCCACCATCAATAAACTTCGTGACCGGGTAAACATGCCGCACCTGATAATAGGTGATGTCCCTAAAGATCCTGTTCTGGATGCCAACTACAGCAAATATTGCGGCTATGTTCCCGCAGCCTTGCTCAGAGAAATCAGAAGAGAGAGAAGGGTGGAAATGGCATTTGAAAATACCCGCTGGGATGATCTGATGCGCTGGAAAGCCGGTAAGTTTCTGGAGATCCCTGTGGAAGGTCTGAAGTTCGTTCAAAACCAGTTCCCCGGTGTCAAGGTCAATAGTGACGTATACCTGAGTGAAGACGGATATATACTGCCTTATTTCAAGACCTTACCTAACGGGCGGACTTTTGATGAGACGAAACAATATCTGTTCCCCATTCCGATTGAAGATTTAACCCTTAACAAAGCCCTGGTGCAAAATCCTGGCTGGGTCAGCAAGTAAACATCAAACTAGGGAAAATAAAGAAGGCCCGGTTGCTGAATCATCAATTCGGCATCCGGGCCTTCCTTTTTGGGGCTTATTTAGCTGTTGATCTCTTATTTACCCATTAGTTCAACACTTCTGTTGATGAAGTCTGTAAGACCGGCACCTTTGAGCAACCCTTGTGACAACAGCGCCAGATCTGCCAGATTACGGGTCTGTTTAAGTTGCTGATCTTTATCCTCAGTTTTTAATAATTGCTGATAGATCGGGTGGTTACCATTAACGGTGAGTGTTACTTCGTCGGGCATAGTGGCGTAGAAAGAAGCCATACCGCCTCCCATTGCCCCCATATCTTTCATTCTGCGCATAAACTCAGGGCGTGTCGCTATCACGGGTGCAGACTCTGGGCTAAGGCCTTTAATATCTACCGTTACATTAAGGCCCGGCACTTCCAGCTTAAATAAATCGGTAAGCGCTTCTTTTTCGGTCTCACTGAGCACACTTTCATTATTTTCCGCCTTATCGATCAGATTATCCACGATATCCGCGTCCACGCGGGTAAACTGGACATCACTCCATTTCATTTCCATGTTGTTGACAAAAGCAGCGTCGACGATGGTCTCAAAGCGGATCACTTTATATCCCTTATCTGTAGCCGCTTTAATGTACCCGTCCTGGCTTACCGGGTCAGTCGTATACAAAATAACGGTTTTACCGTCTTTGTTCTGTTGACTGGCCGCTGTCTCCGTTTTATATTCATCCAGCGTGAAAAACTTTTCGGCATCTACCGCATCCTGCATTAAAAAATACTTATTCGCCTTTTCCAGAAACTTGTCTTCAGTCATCATCCCATACTTGACAAACAGGCCGATGCTTTCCCATTTCTGTTCGAACGATTTGCGGTCGTTCTTAAATATCTCTTCCAGTTTATCGGATACTTTCTTGGTGATATGTGCATTGATCTTACGTACATTCGGATCTCCCTGCAGATAGCTACGGCTTACATTCAGTGGGATATCGGGAGAGTCGATCACACCGTGTAACAGCATTAAGAACTCCGGTACAATGTCTTTTACCTCATCTGTAACAAAAACCTGATTGCTGTAGAGCTGGATCTTATCCTTTTGGATCTCATAGCTCTGCTTGATCTTGGGGAAATATAATACTCCCGTCAGGTTGAAAGGATAATCAACATTCAAATGAATCCAGAAAAGTGGCGGCTCGCCAAACGGATATAATTCTTTATAGAAGTTTTTATAATCCTCATCAGTCAACTCTGATGGCTTTTTGATCCAGATGGGCTGGGTATTATTGATTTGCTTATCTTCAAAGAAAATGGCTATCGGCAAGAACTTACAGAACTTCTCCAGAATTCTCCGGATATTGTCTGCCTCCAGAAACTCTTCACTATCCGCGTTAATATGAAGAACGATCTTCGTTCCGCGCTCCGCTTTCTCAGTCTCACCCAGTTCAAAGGATGGGCTGCCATCACAGCTCCAGTAGGTTGCTGGTTTATCCTGATAACTTTTGGTGTACACCTCTACCCGGTCACTCACCATAAAAGCACTGTAAAAGCCCAATCCAAAATGTCCGATAATGTTGGCATCCTTATATTTACTCAGAAACTCCTCCGCACCGCTGAAAGCCACCTGGTTCAGATATTTATCGACCTCTTCCGCCGTCATACCCACACCCCGGTCTTCAATGGTTAATGTTTTGGCGTCCTTATCTATGGACACATCGATACGAAGCTCTCCTAATTCCCCTTTGGCCTCACCGATAGAAGACAGGGTTGTAATTTTCTGTGACGCATCGACTGCATTACTGATCAATTCACGCAGAAAGATATCATGCTCACTGTATAAGAATTTTTTAATAATGGGAAATATGTTCTCTGTCTGAACCCTGATTTGCCCTTTTTCCATATTTTTTTGTTTTTAATATTTTGTCAGTTTATAATCGCAAAAACCGCCATTTTTTCCGCTTATTGGCACAGAACGGCATTTCGCATTTTACAATTCATATAAGTGCAAAGTGGATACCAAAGCAATTTTGGGCCTGAATGCTGACAGTCTGTCAATTTTGGCTACATTGCAAGTATAATATCTATCGACAACCATGGAGATCTCTATTTGTGCCGCGACGCAGCTTGAATTAACCCCCTTACAATCCATGATTCCTTCCCTGGAAGCCACGGGGCACCGGTTTCGCTACTGTATAACCGGTATCGGCATGCTGCAGAGCTGTTTTTATATACAGAAACATATACTGCAATACCGTCCGCAGCTCTTGCTGCAGATCGGCATTGCCGGTTGCTTTGACCACATGGTTCCATTAGGTAGTGTGATCGCTGTTGAAAAAGAATATTTAGGCAGTTTAGGCGTGGTAGAAAATAATAAAACTGCGGTACCTGGCTGGCAGGACATCTTTGATTTAGGCCTGCAGGACGCTATGGAGACGCCCTTTGACCACAAAGCACTCGTCAATCCTTCCATCAGTGATTGGCGCTGGTTGCAACGGGCTGGCGTAATAACCGGGGCCGCGGTAACGATAGATGAGATTACAACCTCCGCCGAGAGAATTCTGACCCTGGAAGACCGGTATCAACCCACCCTGGAATCCATGGAAGGGGCAGCATTACACTTTAATGGCCTTATGTACCAGGTGCCTTTTTTACAAATTCGGGGCATTTCTAATTATACAGGCGAGCGGGACAAAACGAAATGGCAGATCGGACCCGCCCTCCAGGCAGTATCAAACCAGGCCGTCCAATTTATTCAGGGATTGTAGTTGTTGCATTAGTCTTGTGATATCAACACGCCGTGGAGCGCCGGCAGCTCTACAATAGGGCAGAAAAACTGTTGGAGCACACCCTCTTCAGTACCGCCTTCTTCGGTTTTGTACGAGCAAGACTGCAGGCAGGTACTGCTATGCATATGTTTCCCAGCCGCTACTCGATAGGCATTTATTCCCCAATTGCCTAAAATACAAAAAGTTAGCAAAAATGAAAATGCAATAAACACAGCTCTGGTAACCTTACCCCCGCTAGAACGTTTATGAGCGGATAATCGCTTTGCCTTAATCCCTGCACGGCTACCGTCTTTGTTGACAGGGACCTTCTTGCAGGGAGAAAGCGTATTGACAACAGGCGATAATGCTTTTTTCATGATATAAAACATAACAATTTACTTAAGCCAGGAATTTTATTACGCATTCTGCACCTTAAAGCCTGTGCCAAAACAATTATAGCTTGGTTTTTAACAACTTACAACTTTAACGGCACAACGCCGTGTGTCCGCTTTTGATACAGTTAATGTACGCTTACAGCACAACTTGACACGTCCTATTATAGCGATACAGCCATTGCGGAAGTTATATTTCTTCTTGTAGTCGGGCAATCGTGGCCTGTATGAGTGTCAGCTCATACCCTTTTTGCATCAAAAACCGGGTCGTCCTGGCAGCCTTCTCTATTTTCTTACCTTTCAGGTTTTCCCATTTTTTTCCGGCAAGTTTATCCAGTGTCGCCTGATAAGCATCAGGAGAAATTTCTTTCATAGCCGCCCGAATATTATAATCGCTGACTTTTCTAAGCCTGAGCTCTTGCGTGATCTTGATCCTGCCCCAGTCCTTCATGCGAAATTTGCCCCCGGCAAACAGCCGGGCAAAACGTTCCTCATTCAGGTAGTTTTCCTGAATAAGGTCTGCTATTAATTGATCTACCTCTTTGCTATAAAGGCCAAAACCGTATAATTTTTGCCTCACCTCATCATGACAGCGTTCCTGATAGGCACAATACGTTTTTATTTTGGCAGCCGCCTCTGGAAGAGATAACCTTTGCATGCGTACGCTTAATTTTCGTTTAACTTAGGTTTCAGGATCAGTATTTCCGGGTCAAAGATCCTCAATTATTATAAAATGTCCATAAATTTGGGTTTCGTGGGTAGTTTTTCAACATTGTTAGTTAATAATTTTTATCAATTGGCTACTAATTAGTAAAATTGCACCTGAAGGTATGTCGGCCAGCAGGAATACGCCCGACAAAAACGAAGCATATTCAGGGAGACCGGTAAGCGGGGGATTCTTAAAATGTGCTGAATTCAGGTTTATTCCGAATGGCAAATGGCTTTAACAGCCGTTGCCAGACATGACCGATCATTAAAAACAATTAAATTTTTACCGATGAAATTTATCGTTTCCTCTTCCACCTTACTGAAACAATTGCAACATATTGGGGGTGTGATCAGCAGCAACACAATCCTGCCGATTCTGGAGGACTTTCTCTTCGAGATCACTGACAAAAAATTGTCTGTGGTTGCCACTGACCTTGAAACTGTGATGCGCGTCCAGATTAATGTTGAAAGTAATGAAGACGGAAGGTTCTGTGTACCGGCAAAAATTCTGCTGGATACACTGAAGGCCCTGCCCGATCAACCGCTTACCTTTAGCATAGAAAGTAATTACGCTATTGAGATCACCAGCGACAGCGGTAAATACAAAATTCCCGGTGAAGATCCGGAAAACTTTCCCAAAGATCCTTCGGACGAAGAAGGGAATGCCTTTAAAATGCGCAGCGATGCCTTGCTGACCGCCATCAATAAGACACTTTTTGCCGTCTCTACCGATGACCTGCGGCCGGCCATGACAGGTGTATATTTTGAGCTGGGACTCAACGACATCCAGTTCGTCGCCACTGACGCACATCGCCTCGTTAAATACCGTCGCACCGACGTTTCTCCGGGAGAAACCAACAGTTTCATCGTACCACGTAAACCTTTAAACGTATTGAAGAATGTCCTTCCTGAAAATGAAGACCAGTTGGACATCAGTTATACAAATAATCACTTATTCGTCTCTCACGAAAATATCTCTCTGATTTGCCGGCTGATCGATGCCCGCTTCCCCGATTACAAAGTGGTGATTCCTACGGAAAACCCTTATGTGATGACCATTAACAAAGCAGCTTTCACCAGTGCGCTGAGGCGTGTCAATGTATTTGCCAACAAAAGCACCAACCTGGTTGGTCTATCTATTTCCGGCAGCGAACTGCAACTAAAGGCCCAGGACATTGACTATAATTTCGAGGGGGATGAGAGAATGGAATGCCAGTATGATGGCGAGCCCATTCAGATAGGTTTCAATGCAAAATTCCTCAGTGAAATGCTGGGTGCCGCTGATTCCAGTGATGTGAAGGTGGAACTCTCGACACCGGCGAAAGCTGGGTTGATCAAACCAACGGAGCAGGGAAACAATGAAGACCTGCTTTTGCTGATGATGCCGCTGATCTTATAAATTTTCGCTTTTTATAGCCAGGAGCACTCCATTAAATATTCAAAAAGGCCCGGACCGACTCCCCGATTAAAGCGGGAAATAAGTTCGGGCTTTTTATATGTACCTAACAGGCAGTTGATATAGTTTTTGATTATACGAAGTCCACGTACCATCCATCCGACAAACGCTTTGTCTTATATATTTTGATGTGATACCCCTCTCCGGAAGTGTCAAACCCGTTGGAAAGACTGAACCTGTAATTATGCAGGGGACAGACAATACAGTTCTTGGAATCCAGATAGCCGTCCGCCAGCTCATGGCCTGCATGCGGACAAATTCCGGAGAATGCAAATAACCGGTCACCTTTTCTTGCTAATGTAATTTTACGTCCTTCCAGTTCCATGGCGCATAAGCCATTTTTGGAAAAACGAATCTCTTGTAATCGATCAGCTAGTTTGTACAGCGACATAGTTCAAAAAAAATTGTTTAAGTAGTTAATAGTATTGCACTTTATAGGGATAGCGGATACTATATAGCTCCCGGACCCTGGTCAGTAAAAAATCCCTAAGGGTGTCTATGTTTTCTCTTCTGGCAGCGGAAATGAAGATGCTGTTCCCCTCCGTTATGTTGTGCCACTTTTGATTCAGCTCTTCCAGAATTTGTTTTTTAACCTCTTCGGGAAGCCACTCATCAAAATTCTTTTCCACGTAAAGGTCCATCTTATTGAATACCGTAATAATTGGTTTATCAGACGCGCCGAGCTCCTGAAGGGTTTTATTCACCACCTCGATCTGTTCCTCATGTTTCTCATGAGAAATGTCTACGACATGGACTAAAAGATCCGCTTCCCGGACCTCATCCAGTGTGCTTTTGAAACTTTCAATCAGATGATGAGGTAATTTTCGGATAAAGCCAACGGTATCGCTTAAAAGAAACGGGGTATTCTCCAACACCACTTTTCGGGTGGTGGTATCCAGCGTAGCAAATAACTTGTTCTCGGCAAATACATCGCTTTTACTTAGCAGGTTCATAATAGTGCTTTTCCCCACATTCGTATAACCGACTAAAGAAACCCTGATAAATTCCCCACGCTCTTTTCTTTGGGTGTAAGATTGTTTTTCAATCTCTTTGAGTCTTTTTCTAAGCAGAGAGATCTTGTCTTTTACAATACGGCGGTCGGTTTCTATTTCTGTTTCTCCCGGCCCCCGGGATCCGATGCCCGCCCCCTGTCTTTCCAGATGTGTCCACATGCCTCTAAGTCGGGGGAGAATATATTGATATTGTGCCAGCTCTACCTGTACTTTAGCCTGGGCGGTTCTTGCCCGCCGGGCAAATATATCAAGAATCAGGTCACTTCGGTCAATCGTTTTGACTTTAACCACTTCCTGGATATTCTTGATCTGGGATCCTGTAAGCTCATCATCAAATATGAGCAGGTCAACCTGACGACCTGCGATATATTGTCTGATCTCATCAAGTTTACCTTTCCCTACAAAAGTCCTGCTATCGGGGTTGGGCAGTCGTTGAATAAACCTTTTGACCGTTTTGGCTCCGGCCGTCTCCGCCAAAAAAGCTAATTCATCCAAATATTCATTTGCCAATGCTTCTGTCTGGTCCGGCTGCAGCACACTGACCAGAACCGCAACCTCATCTTCCGCTATTTTATTCTGCTTATCTATCAATGGAATTAACTTTTGGCAAAGATAGCATTTGTTAATCTATTTGTAATACATGTTATTAAGGCAGGTACGCAATTTTATCATAAAAATTGGCCTTTTGCGTCCTATAATCAAAAGAGCAGACCCGCGAATAAATCACTGATCTGCTCTTTAACGTAATTCTTTGTATTGATATTATGCCGCACCGGCACCTTCAGCGCATAACTTACATGACCCCCAGCGCCAATCCTACGCTGTAAGGATGTAAAGAAGGCCCCGCCCCGGTATTGAGTAACGGTGTCAGCTGATAAGTTCCAAATACGGAAAATAGACCATAACCCACTCTGATTGTACCACTTACGCGCGTATTTTTAAAAAATCTCTTGCTATATTCCTTGTCGATATAGCCTTTGCCATAAATAGTACTGCCATCGGCATTCATTTCATTCTTGCCTTTGCTGTGTGCACTTAACAAGAGTCCGCCTTTCAGGCCAACAGCCAACCTGAATCCTTTATTCGGATGTTCCATATTGGCGCTGTAACGCAGTTCCAGTGGAATCTCAAAATAGTTCAGTACAACTTTGAATTTATTGAATGAATTGGTTGTCCCGGTAATGTGGTCGGAAATTTGCAATTCACTTTCAGTAGATTTAATGTCCACATATTTTCCATTAAAAAACAAATTAGCGCTACTATAACCTATTCCAAATCCGAGGCTGTAGTGGGGATTACTTTTAAAAGGCTTATCTAACATGAAAGAGAAATTAAACTCCCGGCTAAAACCGTTCGTTTTAAAATCATCGGTGGCGCCTCCAAGCCCCATACCACCAAACTGGAACATAAAATGATCTGCGCCGCGATGGCTAAGATCTATATTGGCAAACTTTTTTCTTTTATCCGCAGCTTTTTGTGCAGATGCATCTGTCTCTACTTGCTGAGCCAGGGCAGGAGCACTGCTATCCTTGACGGCACTATTTGATTGAGCAGCAACAGGAGGAGTGACATCTGTAATCTGTGCCTTCAAAATACCCATGGAGCAGACTGCAATGGTAAAAAGGCCGATAAGTTTCTTCATTCTGTTTTGTTTTCCCTGTAATAAATTTATGAGGGGTGATTTCTTAATGGGCAAATATAAATGAATTGTTGTACCTGTCTGTTAAAAACTTAGTAAAAATGTCTGTTTTTCACCTGACTAGATTTACAATATTTTACTGCTTTTTAACCGGTCATGGCAGCCGGCAGGATAAAATTGCGCCTTATTGACCCCTTTGATTTAACATACAAAAAGAGTTGATATAACAAAAAAATGGTATTTTTAATGCCTGATTCCTTAACTTCTAACGATTTTTATTTTATGTCAATACCTGTTGTAGACCTCTCCGATTTCCTGGGGATTGAACCGCTTGAAAAAGACGCCTTTGTCCAAAAATTAGGGAAAGCCTATGAAGAAGTAGGCTTTGTCGCCGTCAAAAA containing:
- a CDS encoding RagB/SusD family nutrient uptake outer membrane protein codes for the protein MKLYKLSIALMLFILASCNNDFLERYPLDKLSDETFWTTQQDLELYCNDVYPDYIVGFGYGFGDATIYPYGYTQAAIAYGDVITDNAAPNSYSKVAANEYIRYLTSSSGTDGWNFENIRTLNYFLQNYRRGNVPADVQNMYGGEILFFKAWDYFKKVKMFGDVPWLTKPLNVDSPELFGPRTPRKEVMDSVMACIDTAISWLPGRADPSYKTDRISKEMALFLKARIGLYEGTFRKYHKDLHLDGTAFLEASKEACERLMASGYSLYTTGHPDQDYHNLFSQYTYKGNPEIILSKEYSADLELGVAFSRYFAQNLRHQFGVTRNFMDAYLCSDGKPISTSGVFLGRDSIQEEMQMRDPRLSQTVANFGTYNLATGVMGADNAPKPNIPGLSGNKCPTGYRLAKWFLNDPDDWSRVTNGMQAAPVFRYAEILLDYAEVSFELGEINQQIIDATINKLRDRVNMPHLIIGDVPKDPVLDANYSKYCGYVPAALLREIRRERRVEMAFENTRWDDLMRWKAGKFLEIPVEGLKFVQNQFPGVKVNSDVYLSEDGYILPYFKTLPNGRTFDETKQYLFPIPIEDLTLNKALVQNPGWVSK
- the htpG gene encoding molecular chaperone HtpG, whose protein sequence is MEKGQIRVQTENIFPIIKKFLYSEHDIFLRELISNAVDASQKITTLSSIGEAKGELGELRIDVSIDKDAKTLTIEDRGVGMTAEEVDKYLNQVAFSGAEEFLSKYKDANIIGHFGLGFYSAFMVSDRVEVYTKSYQDKPATYWSCDGSPSFELGETEKAERGTKIVLHINADSEEFLEADNIRRILEKFCKFLPIAIFFEDKQINNTQPIWIKKPSELTDEDYKNFYKELYPFGEPPLFWIHLNVDYPFNLTGVLYFPKIKQSYEIQKDKIQLYSNQVFVTDEVKDIVPEFLMLLHGVIDSPDIPLNVSRSYLQGDPNVRKINAHITKKVSDKLEEIFKNDRKSFEQKWESIGLFVKYGMMTEDKFLEKANKYFLMQDAVDAEKFFTLDEYKTETAASQQNKDGKTVILYTTDPVSQDGYIKAATDKGYKVIRFETIVDAAFVNNMEMKWSDVQFTRVDADIVDNLIDKAENNESVLSETEKEALTDLFKLEVPGLNVTVDIKGLSPESAPVIATRPEFMRRMKDMGAMGGGMASFYATMPDEVTLTVNGNHPIYQQLLKTEDKDQQLKQTRNLADLALLSQGLLKGAGLTDFINRSVELMGK
- the mqnB gene encoding futalosine hydrolase; amino-acid sequence: MEISICAATQLELTPLQSMIPSLEATGHRFRYCITGIGMLQSCFYIQKHILQYRPQLLLQIGIAGCFDHMVPLGSVIAVEKEYLGSLGVVENNKTAVPGWQDIFDLGLQDAMETPFDHKALVNPSISDWRWLQRAGVITGAAVTIDEITTSAERILTLEDRYQPTLESMEGAALHFNGLMYQVPFLQIRGISNYTGERDKTKWQIGPALQAVSNQAVQFIQGL
- a CDS encoding regulatory protein RecX, giving the protein MQRLSLPEAAAKIKTYCAYQERCHDEVRQKLYGFGLYSKEVDQLIADLIQENYLNEERFARLFAGGKFRMKDWGRIKITQELRLRKVSDYNIRAAMKEISPDAYQATLDKLAGKKWENLKGKKIEKAARTTRFLMQKGYELTLIQATIARLQEEI
- the dnaN gene encoding DNA polymerase III subunit beta, with product MKFIVSSSTLLKQLQHIGGVISSNTILPILEDFLFEITDKKLSVVATDLETVMRVQINVESNEDGRFCVPAKILLDTLKALPDQPLTFSIESNYAIEITSDSGKYKIPGEDPENFPKDPSDEEGNAFKMRSDALLTAINKTLFAVSTDDLRPAMTGVYFELGLNDIQFVATDAHRLVKYRRTDVSPGETNSFIVPRKPLNVLKNVLPENEDQLDISYTNNHLFVSHENISLICRLIDARFPDYKVVIPTENPYVMTINKAAFTSALRRVNVFANKSTNLVGLSISGSELQLKAQDIDYNFEGDERMECQYDGEPIQIGFNAKFLSEMLGAADSSDVKVELSTPAKAGLIKPTEQGNNEDLLLLMMPLIL
- a CDS encoding Rieske (2Fe-2S) protein; its protein translation is MSLYKLADRLQEIRFSKNGLCAMELEGRKITLARKGDRLFAFSGICPHAGHELADGYLDSKNCIVCPLHNYRFSLSNGFDTSGEGYHIKIYKTKRLSDGWYVDFV
- the hflX gene encoding GTPase HflX, with the protein product MIDKQNKIAEDEVAVLVSVLQPDQTEALANEYLDELAFLAETAGAKTVKRFIQRLPNPDSRTFVGKGKLDEIRQYIAGRQVDLLIFDDELTGSQIKNIQEVVKVKTIDRSDLILDIFARRARTAQAKVQVELAQYQYILPRLRGMWTHLERQGAGIGSRGPGETEIETDRRIVKDKISLLRKRLKEIEKQSYTQRKERGEFIRVSLVGYTNVGKSTIMNLLSKSDVFAENKLFATLDTTTRKVVLENTPFLLSDTVGFIRKLPHHLIESFKSTLDEVREADLLVHVVDISHEKHEEQIEVVNKTLQELGASDKPIITVFNKMDLYVEKNFDEWLPEEVKKQILEELNQKWHNITEGNSIFISAARRENIDTLRDFLLTRVRELYSIRYPYKVQYY
- a CDS encoding porin family protein translates to MKKLIGLFTIAVCSMGILKAQITDVTPPVAAQSNSAVKDSSAPALAQQVETDASAQKAADKRKKFANIDLSHRGADHFMFQFGGMGLGGATDDFKTNGFSREFNFSFMLDKPFKSNPHYSLGFGIGYSSANLFFNGKYVDIKSTESELQISDHITGTTNSFNKFKVVLNYFEIPLELRYSANMEHPNKGFRLAVGLKGGLLLSAHSKGKNEMNADGSTIYGKGYIDKEYSKRFFKNTRVSGTIRVGYGLFSVFGTYQLTPLLNTGAGPSLHPYSVGLALGVM